The genomic stretch CACAACAAAAAATCTCAACAAGATCAACCAAATCAAATTATACAAACTCtgatcttttaaaaaaaataaaaattaatatacctATTTGCTCAttctataaatattaaatactaATTTGATGGTCGAAATCCATTCGGAGCAACAATGCCCAACACATGTTATTAtctatatatttgatattttattaaaatggtatTAATTTCTCAAAGAGAATGGATCATGGTTTGAAAGGGAGAGTTGTAGAAGGCACTTCTACTACTACCGCTTCCTTTGGTGAGAGACTTCAAGGGTTAGCTCACTCCCCACTAGCTATAATaaagattattatttataatatttaaataattactatccgaaaatattaattcattattatcacattaattattatttattaatgttcATACTAAGTAAATTAATGTCCACGTGGCATTCGCACGTTTTCTCCCTGTTGGCAGGTGCTTCCCTTCCGTATCTCTATAGTCAAATCGTTAACgtatattatatcataataatGTAATAATTTGACTATTAATGTAGCGGCttctatagagagagagagagtagtggCAGTGGCGTCAGCTGTAAAAGTGTAAAGAGTGGAGGGGCACGTGTCAACCAATGAGGATACACGTCGGAGCGAGCCAAACGTAGGCGGTGACGTGGTGCCGCCTCTCCCTGGCTTTTCCTCAGGTTTGGCGTGACCACTCGGCTGTAACAATTTTAAGAACATTCGACACAAAAGTataatatgttaaataaaatataaatttatatatagtgAGTGTCGACGtggcatttttaatttttatttttgcatttgttggttttctctttctcctctctctctctctctgtctctgtggAGTCTTTAATGACAGTATAAATACCGCACCGCCAACTCTGTCTTTTCAATCCACGAAACTCTCTACCtgcaatttctctctctaaagactcgctctctctctctctctatacgtatatatatatactgattGACGTTCACTATATATAGACATCTGGGGTTCATATTCTGATTTGGACTGTATTCAATCGATCAATTACAGAGGCAAGCGAGAAGACGCATCTTGTGCATCTCTTCTTGCTTGTTCTAGAATGAGGAAGATATGGAACACTATACACGGGCTGCGCCCGGCGATGTTGATGGTAGTCGTTCAGGCCACATTTGCCGGAGTCAACGTCTTCTACAAGCTCGCTGCCAACGACGGCATGAGCCTCAGGGTTCTGGTTGCCTACCGCTTTCTCTTCGCTGCCGCCTTCATCGTTCCCATTGCCATCATCGTCGAAAGGTCTTTTCATTTCGTtcttcatatttatatatatatatatatgtattgttggGAAAATCGGgcaattttccccaaaattaaAAGCACCAAAAAAATACCCGACaaaaaactattgaatataaacataaacagAACACCAGAAAATTAACGAGGTTCGACCAATATGGCCTACGTCCTCGGACACCACCAAATCTTCactaatatcaaagagagaaaatacaaagtgTGTAAGagaaatacacacacaaatgaGGGGGTACAAGTGCAATAAATGCAAACTTGTTGGGATGCTTGAAGGGATACATAACACAAAGGGGAGGTGCTTAAATAATGCAAATATGGCCCTCCCTCCCACTGCCCAACCGATGTGGGACTTGGGAGGAGCCAAAAatccaacaaatctccaccttggcGAATCTCCCAAATCCTAACCAAAGTCCTCAACAATCTCTTCAAAGAATCAATCAACAGTAGGTGTCTTCAAATGCGCTAGGAAGCGCTAACTTCAAATACTAAGGATATAAATCAAGTCCAAACAGTGTTGGAACTTGATTGCTGTCACAACCTTCATCATATCAGCAGGATTTTCAGCAGTTGGGATCTTCTGAATCTGTATCTCTCCTTCTTCTAGAATTTCCCGTACAAAATGATATCTTACGTCGATGTGCTTCGTCCTTGCATGATAAACTTGGTTCTTTGCTAAATGAATAGCACTCTGACTGTCACAATGTACCTTGATGTACTTCTGACCAATTCCCAATTCATCAAGCAACCCATAAAGCCAAATAGCCTCCTTCATAGCCTCTGTAACTGCCATGTACTCCGCTTCTGTGGTAGACAGAGCAACTGTAGACTGTAAGGTAGACTTCCAACTGACCGGTGCCTTTACTAATGTGAACACATAACCAGTCGTAGATCGACGTTTATCCATATCACCAGCATAGTCGGAATCACAATAACCAACTATGCAATTATCCATTTTCTCATCCTGCTCAAATACTAAGCCAACATCTACGGTGTTCAGAATATACTGTAGAATCCATTTCACAGCTTGCCAATGTTCCTTTCCAGGATCATGCATATACCTGCTCACAACTCCAACTGCCTGTGAAATATCGGGCCTTGTACACACCATAGCATACATCAAGCTACCAACAACTTTTGCATACGGAACCTTTGACATATACTCCTGTTCCGCAGCACTCTTCGGAGATAAAGATGCACTTAGTTTGAAATGAGGAGCTAACGGGGTACTCACAGGTTTTGACTTTTCATTCGTGCCGAAACGTTGTAGTACTTTCTTCAGATATGTTCTCTGAGTCAAACAAAGCCTTCCTCTTTTCTTGTCTCTGATTATCTCCATGCCGAGAATCTTCTTGGCTTCACCTAAATCTTTCATTTCGAACTCCTTATTCAACTGAGTCTtcagtttttcaatttctccaCTATTCTTTGAAGCtatcagcatatcatcaacatataggagaagataaataaaagatCCATCTTGTAGCTTACGTAAATACACACAGTGATCATATTTGCTTTTTGTGTACCTCTGCCCCAACATAAACTTGTCAAATCGCTTGTACCACTGTCTCGGAGATTGCTTCAATCCGTACAACGATTTGTTTAGTTTGCAAACCCAATTTTCTTTATCAGCAACTCTGAATCCTTCTGGCTGAGTCATATAGATTTCCTCTTCCAAGTCACCGTGTAGAAACGCAGTTTTCACATCCATCTGAACTAGTTCCAAATTCAATTGCACTACCAAGGCCAACAAAATTCTAATGGAAGAATGTTTCACAACTGGAGAAAACACTTCATTATAATCAATACCTTCCGTCTGAGCGTAGCCTTTAGCCACCAACCTTGCCTTGTAGCGAACATCATTCTTGTCAGGAAATCCATCTTTCTTTGCATatacccatttgcatccaattgCCTTCTTTCCCTTCGGTAAGCTGGCTAGCCTCCATGTCTCATTCTTCTTAAGGGActgcatttcttcattcatagctttcCTCCACTTTTCATTTTCTGAACTTTGGACAGCTTCATTGTAAGTGGCAGGAACTTCATCATTTACAATTGGAGATGCATAGGCCACCAAATCGACAAATCGAGCAGGCTTTCGAATCTCTCGTCGTGGCCTTCTTGTTGCTATTGATTCTTGTTGCTGTGGAGGTTCTTGGGTTGAAACCTCTTCTTCATCTGACGACTCCTCTGCCACAGGAGTGTCTCCACCTGATTTGATACTTACTGCTGGGTCAATTCTTCTTTCAAACTCCACCTGTTTTGGAGTATTCTCCACCTGTTGTGGAGCATCATCAAACTGTTGCACAACTTCATTTGTTACTTTTTCCAACATGGCAAATTCATCAAAAGTAACATCCCTACTAAAGATTATCTTCTTCGATTCCGGACACCAGAGTCGATAGCCCTTTATTCCAAAAGTGATCCCCATGAACAAAGCTTTCTTTGCTCTTGGatccaacttggattccttaacATGATAGTATACAGTGGAACCAAAAACATGTAAGGAATTATAATCATTAGCAGGTTTTCCAGACCATACCTCAAAAGGTGTTTTTTCACAAATAGCAGTTGATGGCAATCGATTAATGAGATGACTAGCATAAGTCACAGCCTCAGCCCAAAATTGTCTGCCCAACCCAGCATTGGACAACATACACCGAACTTTCTCCAGCAACGTTCGGTTCATGCGTTCTGCCACCCCATTCTGTTGTGGTGTATCTCTAACTGTAAAGTGTCGAACAATACCTTCATCTTGACAGACCTTATCAAATGGATCATTTCTATACTCACCACCATTATCTGTTCTGAGTCGTTTGATCCTTCTGCCAGTCTGAGTTTCCaccatatttttccatttaagGAAACATCCCAACACTTCATCCTTTTTCTTCAAAGAATACACCCATACTCTTCGGgaataatcatcaacaaaggtTACATAATAGTGTTTACCTCCCATAGATGCTGTCTTGGATGGTCCCCACACATCTGAGTGAACATAATCCAGAATACCCTTAGTATCATGGATTGCAGTGCCAAACTTCACTCTCGTCTGCTTCCCTTTGATACAGTGCTCACAGAAGTCTAATTTGCAGGTCTTGACGCCTTCCAATAATCCTTGCTTGGCTAAAATTCGCAAAGATTTTtcacctgcatgtcccaaacgCATATGCCACAGTTTGGTTACTTCTGTATCCCTGTCATCATCTGAAGCTATTGCTgctgttgtcccaataactgcaTTACCCTGATAGTAATACAAGTTATTTTTCTTTCGTATACCTTTCAATATTACAAGTGCGCCAGAGAACACCTTCATAACTCCATTTTCTGCAGTTACCTTCAATCCCTTGGACTCCAATGTTCCCACAGAAATGAGATTCTTTGTCAAACTCGGCACATATCTTACATCTGTCAGTATTCTGGTTGATTCATCATGATTCCTCAAATGGATTGTGCCAACTCCGGTTATTTCACAAGGTGTGTCGTTTGTTGTGTAGACAACTCCTCCATCAAGTTCTTGAAAGTCAAAGAACCAATCCCGATTGGGACACATATGGTGGCTGCAACCCGAATCCAAAAGCCAAGCTCCAGAATAGCTTGTTGAAGACGTAAGAACTAATGAAAGGTCTGAATCCTCATCATTAACTTCAGCAATATTTGAGACGGCTTTCCCTTTGTCAGATTTGCCCTTAGCTTTTAACTTTGGGCAGTCCTTCTTCCAGTGGCCTTTCTCCCGACAAAAGGCACATTCATCTTTGTTCGGTCTGGGTTTCGAACTAGACCTCcctctccttcctttcttctggcTTTGCAAACGGCCTCTTACAATCAATGCTTCTGCTGCGTCATgcgttgtttcctttttatctttctttctcaactcATAACTATACAAAGCAGCACAAACTTCACTAAGAGATACCTGAACCTTCCCGTGAAGTAGAGTCGTCTCAAGAAATTCAAACTCCTCGGGAAGGGATCCCAACAGCATTAAAGCCAAATCCTCATCTTTGAACGTTTCATCTAAATTCATCAAATCAGCTACCAACTGATTAAAGGTAGTGATATGATCATTTATCGTGGTACCAGGAACATAAGTAAAGCGGAACAATCTCTTTTTCATGTAGAGCTTATTCTGACcgcttttcttcaaaaatttctcctCCAGTGCCTTCCATAGTATACCGGCAGAATTTTCCTTCGAGAATGCATACTTCTGCTCTCTGGACAGGCATGATCGAATTGTACCACACGCCAATCGATTGATGGTCTtccaatctttttcttcaacatcttctggtttcttttcttcaatgGCGATGTCTAGACCTTGCTGGAAAAGAGCGTCTAGAACCTCGCATTGCCACATGCCGAAATGACCCGAGCCATCAAACACCTCCACTGCAATTCTTGTATTCGCCAGATTCCTCGCCCAAGTGGACGAAGAAGAAGCTCCCAATGTGGATTGTTCTGAACTCTTTTCGCCTGCCATCTCTGCCATCTTCTATATTCAATAGTTATCAAAGCGGAACAATCCAAGAAaatcttttctgatgtggaAGATCAGACACAGCTGCAACCACAGAGcatactaagaaaaacttggccAAACAAGGATCTTTTCTGATGTGGAAGATCAGACTCAACTGCAACCACAGAGCATACTAAGAACcttgagctctgataccaattgttgggaAAATCGGgcaattttccccaaaattaaAAGCACCAAAAAAATACCCGACaaaaaactattgaatataaacataaacagAACACCAGAAAATTAACGAGGTTCGACCAATATGGCCTACGTCCTCGGACACCACCAAATCTTCactaatatcaaagagagaaaatacaaagtgTGTAAGagaaatacacacacaaatgaGGGGGTACAAGTGCAATAAATGCAAACTTGTTGGGATGCTTGAAGGGATACATAACACAAAGGGGAGGTGCTTAAATAATGCAAATATGGCCCTCCCTCCCACTGCCCAACCGATGTGGGACTTGGGAGGAGCCAAAAATCCAACATGTATTACCCCTTTTCATTTCCAAATCACCACAAAAttaacaagaagaagagaagaagaagaagatgaggatttgaattgatttttgaCAAGGGTTTGCTGTACTTTTACAGAAGAAGAAGGCCAAAGCTCACGTGGAAGCTAGCGGGGCAGGCGTTTCTAGTTGGATTACTGGTGTAAGCAATCCGGCCATTAATGCTTTCttgctatatatatgtatgagcttgtatgtatatgtatatatatatatatatttgtgttttttgaGTTTTACAGTCGACGAAGCAACGCCACAGAAGCAGAAGAAGCTTCAATGAATTGAATGAGTTTGAATGCCACCTCCAATATTAGCCATATATATCTTGCCTTATTCGTTCGCTTTACGTGACACTTGCTGTTTTCTAGGCTCTGTAATTGGCAGCCTGCAGCTCGCCccatgatatatacatacatatatatatatatatatatgtatatatagcttGATTGATGCCATGGATGGATTTCGATGTCTCTCTCATTATtataaacttaattttctttaaaagcacctcaattatataattattattagttagTCAATCCcacctttttaattaattgaaaattctATTTACGTACCTATACCATGctttcatgaattatttttCTGGTTTTGACTATCTATGGTCCCATGTCTTGGAcattattacattatatttacTCATTATGAGCCAAATATTTACAATTAGTAGCTATACTAATTATGAAAAAACATAGCTCttcaatatattattgatgtttttcttgtaaaaattaaattttataggcGACCGAACCTTTTACAGTCAAAatgttaatttcttttttcaatttacGAGACCGAAAACCAGTTCTctctttataatatattatttaataattaatatatataatatagagaaactcaaactcaaaccttaataaattaataaactaCTTTAATGTTCAATTATTCTTGAGATTATGCCTTTGCGCGGTTTCTCACCGCTGGTATTTTTGTTTGGATCCATGCTTACATTAGTATttatgtaagtatatatatttttttaagtttacattagacaggaaaaaaaaaactataaatctACTATCAAATCGGATTAGATTGAATTCGACAATGGATTGGTCTAGTTTTCAGTCTTCACATAAGAAGTTTCTCGATCTCTCTCGGTCGAGTCAATGGTTGCTCACCCCTAATAAAAttagtttgtgtatatatttgtattgCAGGGGTACCGCtgctcaaaatttatatttgggGAGTTTGGTGTTAACCTCTGCAACGTTTGCTTCCGCCATGACCAATTTGGTTCCTGCCATCACCTTCGTTTTGGCAATCTCTTTCGGgcacgtctctctctctctctctctctctctctctctctcttatttggTTACAATAAGTGGAAGGGaatcaaatatatctttttcCTAGTTTGGTTAAAACCAAGATAAAGTGATATTTAAGTTAAGAAAGAGACACATAAAAGGCAATATAAAAtcaaagatttttctttttagtatTATCTCCATTAATTATCGATCGTATGGGTGCAGGTTGGAGAAGCTAGGATGGGGTACAGTGGCAGGGAAGGCGAAGGTGGCGGGAACATTGATGTGCATTGGAGGGGCGATGCTGCTCACCTTCTACAAAGGCGTTGAGATCAACCTCTGGTCTACAGACCTTGACCTTCTTCACAGCCACAGCCACAATAATTCACGCCTGGGATCTGGCAATCTCAAGTTGGGAGCTATCCTCAGCGTTTGCTGCTGCTTCTCCAGCGCCATCGGATTAATTCTGCAGGTGATCGATCGTTTTGTCCACAacattattctttaatttatatgttaTGATTTAAAAGTCGATCAGAGCACTGAATTGATCACGTTAATTAACAAGAAGAAGGGCCGGCGTTCATGTTATTGCGTGTTGGCCTGGTGCAGGCGAAGATGATACAGGGCTACCCATGTCCCTACTCGACGACGGCCATGGTTGTGACGATGGGAGCCATCCAGTCTGTTGGGTTTGCAGTGTGCATGGAGAGGGACTGGGAGCAATGGAAGTTGGGCTGGAACATCAGGCTACTCTCTGCATCTTACTCGGTCGGTATACGACGATCGACCTCACTCATCTCATCGTCAGATGACATTATTTGACCTTAAATTCCGACTCGATCGatcgaattaattaattaattaattaatgcaggGAATCGTGGCCTCTGGGGTCATGTTGACGTTCATGGCATGGTGCGTCCAAATGAGAGGCCCGCTCTTTGTATCAGTGTTCAACCCTCTCATGCTCGTGCTTGTGGCCATTGCTGGCTCCTTGCTTCTCGACGAGAAGCTACACTTGGGCAGGTACATATctatagatacatatatattgtggtaattaattaattaattaaaggggTTATATTATATTCTTCATATTAACAGCGTTCTAGGAGCGGGGGTGATAGTGTTGGGATTATACACGGTTCTGTGGGGGAAAGGCAAAGAGTTGAAGAGGATGGTCCAGCTGATGCCATCGAAGAGCTCAAGAGAATTCTCCGAAAGAATTGAGATCACCGTCACTGCTACAACTACTACTACCACCACTACTTCAGCCGATGatcataatattaataatattgacgTGGACGTGAATTCGAGCAGCAGCGGCAGCACCATTGTGATTGATCCCAACGGCATTCCTGTGGTATACTCTAACGACGCTCTGGACGCCCCAAACATCCCAACAAAGAGATTGGACAGTGGGttagaagtagaagaagaagagcatcaTGAAGAAATTATTGATATCAGGACATAGAACTTTTAATCACATCCATCTCATCAGCATGAAAATACTAGCTAGCTAGTAGTGTGTACAcgtggaaaaaaaattaatgaatgaaTTAGTGTAGGGTAGGAAGCTCCTAGCTAGAGTCCGCCACCCCAATTGCCCTTAACATATGAGGGCGTTTTTGGTAATTCAAAGTTGGGGGTCACACACTCTTGGGTATTATACGTGTGCTTATTGGTTCCATTGACAGTGGTCTTCATGTCAGTTCCAGTACGTACGTACTTtttattcaaatgaatttggATGGATTTGGACTCAACTTAGatgtttttaataataataatatattcaaataataaatttaattaacagtagaatatatatttacaaagaaGGCCCTCAAAATTAACTAGGGTCCCCAAGCAgcttttatatttctttttgggtCACTGGTGCTTGTCGCCGTTTTAGCGGGCTTAGACTCCGGCAGTATCATCCGGCCATCTTTGCCTCTCGCTAGATTACTTGTCCCCTTAGGCTCGGTTTATCCATGTGATTCTGGATGTTTGCGGCCAACGTACGGTCCCTGTTTTGAGTTTCTTCTCTTTCGTCGAGCATTCTGGGGGTCCCCTAGCAGCTAGTACCGTTTCCCCTGTTTCTCATCTGCGGCTTCTTCCAAATTTGGGCTCTATTTCACCATCCGATTGAACCCTTCCCCTTTCACCGTCTTGACCATCATGGAGGAGGGGTCTGGGCGACAGAGATGAAAAGGCTTGTTTGGGATCAGTTTCTTTTGAAGGAAGTTTCTTCTGGAGGGATGAATGGGGTGTGGCTGGTGAAGGTAGATGGCCGGCGGCATGATATTTTGGTTTAATGATGATAAACAGTGACAATGGCTTCTGCTATGCTTTCAGGGTTTCTTTGCTTGCTCTTGGTTGAAGTTCTTGTCGGGCCTCTCGTATTTTGGGTCCCTAACATATGCTTGTCTTTGTTTGTCCATTTTGTATTGTTTTCAGTGTTAGTTTTGGTCGTATGTCGGCCATTGTTATAGGCTTTAAGGCCTCCCAATCTAAAAGAAAACTATAGTTTCTTTGTTGACAAAACCTTCGTTCATTCGGTGTTTCTAAATGTTTTCTATATCCCGAAACGTTTTAAATGTTTTCCATCCCAAAACGTTAaagaaacaccaaaaaaaacatgttttcaaatcatttttataattttagaagtGTTTTGAAATCATTTTACAATGTcgaaaaaatattagaaacgtatttttaaatcaaaaacacatttatatTCTATGAccaaattaaagaagaaaacaattatgTCTTGTCCGataatcatattaaaaataaaagtaactcatgataatatttatttgaatgaataataaaatttatatttatatttgatttaataattatttttatattaaatttatatttacaaaaagatcatatattttttttattttcacatttttcctcatttccattttatacttttttaaaaaatgctatcttttcatttctgtttgtattacatttgtttttcatttttattttcatgcaacTTAGCACAGAACTAATAATCCAACAAATCAATCGTTCCACAGCCACAAGAAATAATGGTTTCTATTTCAatctacatatatatcatataatctttatatatacaaaagtatgatagtttaaaaagaattttttctccaaaaacttgtattaattactaaaagtagcagtaattaaattaaaaaattaagcatgGGTTTcgaatactatttataatatttatttataacttacttttaaactcaattaatcttctcatcaattaattcctcaattaattaaaaataagtattattttttatcaatattattaattaaaaatatttataatattatttttgattaagtCCTCAATTAatctctcaatcaatcaaaaataaatattatttctgaagaatatgaataaataacttaaactattaattaagtcatataaagttgttcatttgtataaaataaaaataatttgtatttagtacttattattctAAAGTAATTGGAGATATTTTATAAAGTACTTTGGAACTtttcattatcaattaaataaatattattaataaaaaatttgaatagacaatttaaattattaattaagttatgtatagatatataatttatcaataaattgaaaataaatattttatataaatcttattaatcaaaaatatttataatattattttttattaattcctcaattattaaaaaataaatattaatgtataggtttttcaatgttaattaaaatttaatagatCACATTTGCAAGATTatgcaagaaaattaatacatggtgaaagaaaaataagtcaaaattcatattttcaaagttttgttatcattgcaaaaattaaatttcaaaatcataaattaaaaatttcaaatgaatttttaattaacattgaaaaatccatgttTCCTCATATttagaagttttaatttataaataaatatataatataataaataattttattttaataattaatcaatcattacttttaatttaatgcaagaccaATGCATGAGTTtgtcaatactaattaagatttaagatattgcattttcaagattaatatataaatttttcaatattaattaaaatttaatttttaaatttattgtgattatgCCTCTCATACATCGCACGGGTTAACACTAGTAGATATTTGAAAAGAAGAAAGTTTTGATGGATATCCAAATTGGGATAGctagatttaaaataattttgaatttctttatttaattttttactagaATTTAGATAAATCGAGTTTTGTTAACTTATAAATAAGATCATGTTGATTATGCTTCTACATCATCGTACAAAAATTGAGAATCTCAA from Diospyros lotus cultivar Yz01 chromosome 9, ASM1463336v1, whole genome shotgun sequence encodes the following:
- the LOC127809202 gene encoding WAT1-related protein At1g68170-like, with translation MRKIWNTIHGLRPAMLMVVVQATFAGVNVFYKLAANDGMSLRVLVAYRFLFAAAFIVPIAIIVERRRRPKLTWKLAGQAFLVGLLVGTAAQNLYLGSLVLTSATFASAMTNLVPAITFVLAISFGLEKLGWGTVAGKAKVAGTLMCIGGAMLLTFYKGVEINLWSTDLDLLHSHSHNNSRLGSGNLKLGAILSVCCCFSSAIGLILQAKMIQGYPCPYSTTAMVVTMGAIQSVGFAVCMERDWEQWKLGWNIRLLSASYSGIVASGVMLTFMAWCVQMRGPLFVSVFNPLMLVLVAIAGSLLLDEKLHLGSVLGAGVIVLGLYTVLWGKGKELKRMVQLMPSKSSREFSERIEITVTATTTTTTTTSADDHNINNIDVDVNSSSSGSTIVIDPNGIPVVYSNDALDAPNIPTKRLDSGLEVEEEEHHEEIIDIRT